One genomic window of Solanum dulcamara chromosome 10, daSolDulc1.2, whole genome shotgun sequence includes the following:
- the LOC129870665 gene encoding probable galacturonosyltransferase-like 9: protein MFTTLKTPDMEWLHSVSIPVVVCLFIILGFMPFGSIAIRPVLDSDRLFGFTEAPDYRNGIACPPMELAETMSSYCDPSLVHIAMTLDSEYLRGSMAAVHSVLRHASCPEHVFFHFIAGEFDPEVNPRVLTQLVRSIFPSLNFKLYVFREDTVINLISSSIRQALENPLNYARNYLGDILDPCVNRVIYLDSDVILVDSVHKLWNVQLGGSRVIGAPEYCHANFTKYFTDAFWSDLVLSSRVFGSRNPCYFNTGVMVMDLDKWREGKYRLKIESWMKLQRKRRIYELGSLPPFLLVFGGEVEPIDHKWNQHGLGGDNVKGSCRSLHPGPVSLLHWSGKGKPWVRLDEKKPCPLDYLWQPYDLYKPIRTK from the coding sequence ATGTTCACCACATTGAAAACCCCAGATATGGAATGGCTTCATTCAGTTAGTATACCAGTTGTTGTTTGCCTCTTCATTATTCTTGGGTTTATGCCTTTTGGGTCTATTGCCATTCGCCCAGTTCTTGACAGTGATAGGTTGTTCGGATTTACAGAGGCACCGGATTATAGAAATGGCATCGCTTGTCCGCCGATGGAACTAGCTGAAACAATGTCGTCGTACTGTGACCCGTCGTTGGTTCACATAGCGATGACACTAGACTCGGAGTATCTCCGAGGATCCATGGCGGCAGTACACTCCGTCCTCCGCCACGCGTCGTGTCCAGAACACGTCTTCTTCCATTTTATCGCCGGAGAATTCGACCCGGAAGTTAACCCACGGGTCCTGACCCAACTCGTGAGATCTATTTTTCCTTCTCTCAATTTTAAACTGTACGTTTTCAGGGAAGATACCGTCATAAATCTCATCTCATCTTCGATCCGACAAGCACTCGAAAACCCTTTAAACTACGCCCGGAATTACCTGGGTGATATACTCGACCCGTGTGTGAACCGGGTCATATATCTGGACTCCGACGTCATCCTTGTTGATTCTGTTCACAAGCTATGGAATGTTCAGCTTGGCGGTTCACGGGTAATCGGAGCACCCGAATACTGCCATGCAAATTTCACCAAATACTTCACGGATGCATTCTGGTCCGACCTCGTTTTGTCTTCCCGGGTATTCGGGTCAAGAAACCCGTGTTACTTCAATACAGGTGTAATGGTGATGGATTTGGATAAATGGAGAGAAGGTAAATACAGATTGAAGATAGAAAGTTGGATGAAATTACAGAGAAAGAGAAGGATTTATGAGTTAGGGTCATTGCCACCATTTTTGTTAGTTTTTGGTGGAGAGGTTGAACCTATTGATCATAAATGGAACCAACATGGTCTGGGTGGGGATAATGTTAAAGGGTCGTGTAGATCATTGCATCCTGGTCCAGTGAGCTTGTTGCATTGGAGTGGAAAGGGGAAGCCATGGGTTAGGCTTGATGAGAAGAAACCATGTCCATTGGATTATCTTTGGCAACCTTATGATTTATACAAGCCAATCAGAACCAAGTGA